A window of the Cheilinus undulatus linkage group 21, ASM1832078v1, whole genome shotgun sequence genome harbors these coding sequences:
- the LOC121503540 gene encoding lipid droplet assembly factor 1-like, which translates to MAEEMQLSSSSGGGESLTEFQQLWGSMSTQFNRLYEDPRVTRLMNTRVGLYLSSHPVLALTAVLFSALAVLPVGLFLSFAVVTSLMSAAGFVFFEVFLLFIGGVTLLSVLAGIALFSVVASFITNVLYFIVSNILNNYYPKLIMGNVQEEQSQGETSGQKQK; encoded by the exons ATGGCTGAGGAGATGCAGCTCAGTAGCAGCAGTGGCGGTGGTGAGAGTTTGACCGAGTTTCAGCAGCTGTGGGGGAGTATGTCCACCCAGTTCAACCGGCTCTACGAAGACCCCAGG GTAACACGGCTGATGAACACCCGCGTGGGGCTGTACCTCAGCAGTCACCCAGTGTTGGCTCTGACAGCGGTGCTCTTCAGCGCCCTGGCTGTACTTCCTGTCGGACTTTTCCTCTCTTTCGCTGTAGTGACCAGTCTTATGTCGGCTGcaggttttgttttctttgaag tgtttctgttgtttataGGAGGGGTGACTCTACTGAGCGTGCTCGCTGGCATTGCTCTCTTCTCTGTCGTGGCTTCATTCATCACTAATGTGCTCTATTTCATCGTCTCCAACATCCTCAACAACTATTACCCCAAACTCATAATG ggtAACGTGCAGGAGGAGCAGAGTCAAGGTGAGACATCAGGACAGAAGCAGAAGTAG